The Terriglobus roseus region TCGTTGCTACCTGAGTTCGAGATAACGTTGTACACATTTCCTGTCGTCCATCCATTTTCAGGCGCGGCCGGGTTCGAGATGGTTTGAACTTCCTTCACAAAGACATTGCCGATCGGGAAGAGACGCAAGCCGATACGATCCGCCTCTGTGTTTACCATGCCGTCCATCTGGTAGTTGATGCGATCCATCAGGCCGTTGGTGTTCAGCGTACGCGGAATGCCAAGCTCAGGATTCGGGTGGCCCGAAACGCCCGGCTGGAAGACGATGAAGTTATATGGATTGCGTGAGGTGAGCGGCGCGTTCTGAATTTCAGCGGTGGAAAGCGTACGCTCGACGTTCAAGTTCGTGGGATCGATTGACACATCGGATGCTTCCACTGTGACGGCAGTATCCGCGGAACCAACTTTAAGATCGCCATCGATTACGGATTCCGTACCCGCGTTTAAGTTGACTGCGGAAACATTTAGTGGAGAGAAACCAGGTGACGTGATCTTCACCGTATATGCACCCAACGGCAAATTGATGAGCACATAGTAACCATCGGATCCCGTGGTTACAGTGCGCTCTACGCCAACAGCGGGATTCGTAACAGTGACGGTTGCGCCAGCGATTGCTGCGCCACTGGGGTCAGAGACCCGTCCGCGAATGGTTCCGTTAATGGATTGCGACTGGCTCCATGCAGCGGGAGCCGTCGAAAAGAGAATTGCGCACGAGACAAAAATCCTGGACAGCCTGGACATGAAACTCCTCCTTGAAAAGAGACAAGACAATGAACCGGATGCTGCAACTGCGAGTAATGTGAGAAACGCCAATAATTGCTGGCGAACACCGTGAAACGGTTAGAACAGCAGCTGTGTTTCGGTAGCAGCAAGGGATTGCGCGATAGCTCCGAATAGTTGGGCTTTTGTGCCCAGAGACGAAGAACGCAACCTTGGCAAAGCGAAATCGTTTTCGCGTAAACATCGCTCTGTAGCGCTACAGAGCGCCGGATGTGCACCCACACCTCCACCCAACACAATCAGTTCGGGGTTGAAGAGGAGCGAAATACTGCTGAGAGCGTCCGCCAGTACGCGTGACGTATTCTCAAGAATCTGTTCGGCAGTGGTGTCGCCTTCCAGAGCAAGATCGAAGATCTGGGTTGCGCGCATCTGCATGCGTGCCCGATCGTTTATGCCTGCTTGCCGAAGAAGTTTCTTCCATTGCAATTCGACACCTTCGCCACCAATGACGCGTTCAAGCTGACCCGTATCGCGCATGCGGACGCGTTGGCGGTCCATCCCTACGACAGGGAGATAACCAATTTCGCCTGCAGACCAGTTCGCACCGCGATGGAGTGCGCCTCGCAAAAAGATGCCAGCGCCAACTCCCGTTCCAATCGCGATAAAGATGAAATCATCAACACCGCGCGCTACGCCTTCAGCAAACTCGCCCACGGAAGCAAGGTTCACATCGTTGTCAACGCCGGCGGAAATGTTTAGATCACGTTCCAGCAAAGTCTTAAAGGGAACGTCATTCCAACCCGAAAGGTTTGGGGCAGCCAATACAACGCCGCGATCAATATCTGTCATGCCGGGAGCACCGGCTGTGATGTGGAGAATTCTACGCTTTTCCGGAAGGCTGGCCATCATCGCGTCCAGTCCCTGACGGATATGGGCAATGACACCCCGTGGCGTTTTTCCTTTTTCTGCCAGCTTGTCTTCCCATTCGGCAACCGGATTGCCGTTCAGATCAGCAAGCATCATCCGTACGTATGTGCCGCCGATGTCGGCCGCTGCTACATAACCGTGCGATGCATTAAAGCGGAGCATTGCAGGCGGACGGCCTCCGGAAGATACGCCTTCTCCCCCATCCTCTACAAGTCCGCGCTCAATCAGGTCAGACACTGCAAGCGTGACCGTGGGAACAGCCAACCCTGAGATACGTGCCAGGTCAGCACGAGAGCAGGGGGAATGTTTGCGCATCAGGTGAAGCAGCAGGCGCTGATTGGTCTTGCGCAATTGCGCCGGACGCGCGGGCTCGCCCGTTACCTCTGTCTTGGTGCGCAGAGGGGCGGTGGTGCGAGTGGAAGGGCGACGGCGAGTTGGGACCAGGCGGCGTTTCACGGATTGAGAAGGATTATAAGGAATATTTAAAAAGTTGGTGAAAACTTTTTAATTGTCGTTTAGAAAGGTTGTCAACAAATGATTTCGTTCCGTCGGGCACGAATCGATGTGAGGGGGCAAGTGCGATCTATGAGGCGAATTGTGAGTGTTGAGAGCAGAAATAGAGCTGTACGCGCGTTCGTTTACTGTCTACCGCTTGCTGTTGTTGCGGTACAGGCGACTGCACAAACGCCTGTGACTGAGCCGATGAAGATTGCTGTTGACGCGTCCTACGCTCAGCCCTTGCCGATTGAGCGCGGTGCTCCGGGACTGGCGGAATCGCTACGCAAATTACATACGCGGGCAAGTCTCATCCAGATCAACGCTCACCCGGATGACGAAGACGGAGGCATGCTGGCTTACGAGAGTCGTGGAGTCGGCGCAGATGTATCGTTGCTGGCCTTGAATCGTGGCGAAGGTGGTCAGAATGTGATGACCGGCGACTTCTGGGACCAGCTTGGCATCTTGCGGACGATGGAGCATCAGGCGGCAAACCGTTATTACGGATCGCACCTGTTCTATACGCGTGTTGCGGATTTCGGTTTCTCAAAGACGCTTGAAGAAGCCTTGAAGCAGTGGAATCACGACCGCGTTCTGGAAGACGTGGTGCGCGTTGTACGAACGGTTCGCCCAATGGTGGTGACCAGTGTTTTTGCCGGATATGTTTCTGACGGCCACGGGCATCATCAGACCGCCGGTGTGATGGCTCAGGAAGTATTCAATGCTGCGGCCGATCCGAAGATGTTTCCGGACCAGATCAAGGAAGGCCTCCTGCCGTGGAAGCCGCTGAAGGTCTATGCACGCGTGCCATTTGCGCAGGTCACTCCGAAGGGCATCTTCGACTATGCAACCAACAAGTGGGAGCCAGTTGCATTTAAGAACTATGTGACCGGAGAGCCCATCCAGGGTGTTCCGTCGGTGACTCTGACTGTCCCAGAGAGTGAATACAACGCGTTGTATGGCCGCAACTATCTGCAGGTGGCGCGGGAAGGATTGAACGAGCAGAAGTCGCAGACGGGCGGCGTAGCCATTCCGCCACCGGGTAAATTCGACAGCCCATATCACCTTTACGCATCGCGCGTAACGGCAACAGTGCCTGCTCATGAGGAATCGTTCTTCGATGGCATCGACACATCGCTACCTGCGATTGCTAGTTATCTTCCGACCGGCGCACAAGCAGAAGTTCGCATGAAGTTAGAGGCGATCGCCGCGACCGTTGATGAGGCTACGCAGAAATACAACGCAAATGATCCATCGGCGAGTGCGCCAGCATTGGCAAAGGGCCTGTCGTTGACGCGTGGACTTATCGCCGAGTTGAAAGCGTCAAAGCTTCCAGATGAAGCTCGTTACAACGCATTGCATGAGTTGCAGATCAAGGAAGGGCAGTTTAACTTCGCGCTGGGACAGGCGCTTGGCGCTTCATTGCTGGCGAGTGTGCAGACGTCACTCCCAGGCCAGAGCCAGGGGCGATCTGGTCCCATGGGTGGGGGAGACAATGTTTTCTCCACTGCTTCCGGCAGTCCGACGGCGATTCCTGGACAAGCGCTGTTAGTGGGAGTGCATGTCGCCGCGCAGGGAAGCCAGCCATTGCAGGTGGATGCTGTGGCATTGTCACCCAATACGGGTGGCGAATGGAAAATGACGGAGCAGAAGGGAATCACTGGCTCTATCGCAGCAGGAACGGCGCAGGATGCGTATATCGCTGCGACTGTGCCACTGAATGCTCCATACACGGCGCCTTACTTTGAACGACCCAACCTCGAGCAGAGCTACTACAACCTCACATCGCCCCAATACGTCACGTTGCCTGTGATGTCCTATCCACTGACGGCGGTTGCTACGTACACCTACAACGGTGTGAAGGGCGAGCTTCGCAGTGTGGTGCAGACAGCGCATCGTTATAACGGTCTGGGCGTAGTGATGGAACCCTTGCTGGTTGCCCCAGCCATCAGTGTTCGGGTGACTCCACCCGCTGGCGTTATGCCTTTGAAGGCTGGCAGCGTATCACTCGATGTGACAGTGCATTCGGATGTTAAAGGGCCTGCGCAGGGGACGTTGGAATTGAAGCTACCAAGCGGATGGACAGCTTCTCCTGCAACGCAGACCTTTGCCACCAAACGCGATGGAGAAGATATGAATCTCCATTTTGTGATCACGCCGAAGAATGTGGAAGCGAAGACGTACGAGATTGCCGCGGTGGCGAAGTACGCTGGCAAGGAGTATGCAAGCGGCTTCCAAACCATCGGCTATGCCGGTATCACGCCCTATCCGCAGTACAGAGATGCGAAGTTCCGTACGACGGGTGTCGACGTGACAGTGGCTCCGAACCTGAAGATCGCTTACATCATGGGAACGGGCGAGGAGGTTCCGCAGTCGCTGAAGGATATCGGCATTAACGTAACGCAGCTGTCCAGTGATGACATTGCAAAGGCCGACCTCAACGGATACGACTGCATCATTCTTGGCATTCGTACCTATGCAGCGCGACCAGAGCTTCGCACCTACAATCAGCGCCTACTGGATTACGTGAAGAACGGCGGCGTGGTCGTAAGCGAGTATCAGTCGCCAGAGTACGAGCGGGACTTTGCCCCTTATGTGATTCCAGTGACACGCGAGGCGGAGAAGGTGGTGGAGGAAGATGCAAAGGTAAGCATCTTGAAGCCGAATGATCCTTTGTTTACCTGGCCAAACCATATCGTTCCCGCCGACTTCAACAATTGGGTGGAAGAGCGTGGCCACGGTTTTCCGGGGGCGTTCGATCCGAAGTATGTTGCGTTGACCGAAGTACATGATCAAGGCCAGGATCCACAGCAGGGCGGCCTGATCTATGCGCAGTACGGTAAAGGATATTACGTATATCTAGCCTATGCATTCTTCCGGCAGATGCCGGAAGGCGTGCCGGGAAGCTTCCGCATCATGGCGAATCTGATCAGTGCAAAGAAAAACCCCAATCTCTCGCACTGATTAAGTATCAGAGAGTTCCCTGTGCTCGGAAGTGCTAGTGCGTGGCTTGGCCGTGTAGGCGAAGATACGTTGCTAGCTCTTCCGGGCGATTTGTCTGGATGCCATTAGCTCCTTGGTCGATTGCTCTCTGCCAGAATTCGGGCGTATCGGCTTCGTCCAGGCGATCGACGAATATCTGTGCGTGTGCTTCTTTTGCGACCAGAATCGCTGGTTTCAGGAAGTCGTCGTTATCGAATGCAAGGACGGCGATCGGCATGGAATGCAAAAGGAATCGGCTTACATCAGCATTCTGCGCTTCGGGCATCAACCGCAGGGCTGGCAGAATTTTGTGCACTTCATATAGAAAAAACGAATTGCCGTAGATGACTACGTGATCCTGCATGTCGTGTCGGACGATTGTGTCCACGAGCTGCTGTGGATCGGCGTCTTTGGTGTCGACGTAGACATTGATTTTGTTGCGAGCAAGATCGAGAGCCTCGTCGAAGGTTGGGACCTTGGTTCCTGTGAATGATGGCGAAAACTTAACGCCCGCATCTAGTGATCGAATCTGGTCGAATGTGTGGCTCTTTACGTCTCCTTTGCCGTCGGTTGTCCTGTCGAGCGTCCTGTCGTGCATCAGAATCAATTTGCCGTCAGAGGTGGTACGCACGTCCAGTTCAAAGTAATCCGCGCCAGCATCCGCGGCGGCTTGAAAGGCCACCAATGTGTTTTCAGGGTGGTGCAGATGCTCTCCACGGTGCGCAATAACCACGATCTTTCCCGGTGCTTGAGCTAATGCAGGGGCTGGCCGATACGCAGCCTTAGGCGATTGAGCAAAAGGACTGTTAGTGCTCATGGCCAGAAAGAAAATGACAGTTGCGTTCAACACGAAGAGGATTCCTCCGAAATTTTGATCGAGCTCACGCGATAACAGATGCCAGTGCAGCGCTGTATCACGGATACTTTCATGCAGCGAGGAGTTCTATCCACTGGTTCATTCTCAAGAGCGGAGATTACAGGTTAATGAGCCCCAGTGTTCCGCGAGCGAGACTCGGATGGATACGATGTTGCGGTCCAGAGAATGATGAATCGGAGAGTGCCGAAATGAGGATGTATCGGATAGCTGCGGGCATGCTGTTGGCTTCATTGAGTGTGGCAGGAAACAGCCAGACGAAGAACGCGGAGTCGACGGCGGCAGTGGACGCTCCGGATGGTCTTTCGGCAACGTTATCTCCTGATAAAGATTTACCGAGGGCCAAGTCTGCCTTCCTTCCGGAATTATTTGCCTCCTCGCATGCTTCGAATTTGCTTCAACTTAAGAACGGCGATCTTCTTTGCGTATGGTTTTCGGGTACTGCGGAAGGGCAATCGGATGTAGCCATTGTTGTCTCGATTTTGCCCAAGGGATCAATGACATGGGGTAAGACTGTCCGGGTGGATCATGATCCGGCCAAGTCCTACCAAAACCCTGTTGCCTATCAGGCTCCGAACGGAGATATCTGGATACTGCACACAGCGCAGACAGCAGGCAAAGGACAGGCCGATGCGCAGGTTTTGAAGACTGTTTCCAAAGATGGCGGAAAGACCTGGAGCGCGCCTGTTGTTCTTTTCGCGGAAGCCGGGGCTTTCACGCGCCAACCCTTTGTTCATGGCGAACGCAACGACCTTCTACTTCCTACCTATTACTCAACCAGCGCAGGCATCACGAAGGGCGCGGAGACAAACTATCCCGTTGTTAAATTGAGCGCGGATGGAGGCCAGACATGGAAGGAGTGCGCTGTTCCCAAAGCTGAGGGCATGGTGCAGATGAGCATTGTGAAGCAGGCACCGGGACGTTATGCTGCGTTTTACCGCAGCCGTTTTGCAGACAAGATCCATCGTTCAACATCCACCGATGGCTGCAACTGGACGGCTCCCGTGCCAACGCCGTTACCGAATAACAATGCTTCCATTCAGGCGGCGAAGCTTCGTGATGGGAACATCGTCGTGGTGTTCAACAACACCTCTGGGCATAAACCGGGGCACGTGACCCAGTCGGGTGAACGAGTTCCGGTCTCGATTGCACTTTCCAGTGATGGCGGTGTTACGTGGAAGTATGTTCGCGATATGGAGACACGCGACAGCCATGCACCACTACCAAAAGGGCAGCGTATGGAATACAGCTATCCTGCGGTTCTGCAGCTTGCGAATGGAAAGATCATGGCGAGTTATACATATCGTCGCTTGGGGATAAAAACTGTTCTGATAGATGAGAACTGGATCAAGCAGGGCACTACAACGGGAGAGTACAAGCCGTAAGACTGCAAGTAACCAACTTCGAGCAAAATGCAATGAAGACGTGGCATCCTGCATAAGCGGCATGGAGGCAGCGGAAGATGGCTACGGTAAGACTATGGACAGACGATGATGTGGCAGCGGATGCGAGATGCAAAGCTGTGTTCGATGACATTCGCGCGACGCGCAAATCAGATTTTGTCAATAACTTCTGGCGGGCACTGGCCAATCAGCCGGACCTTTTGGAACAGACATGGGCTCGTGTGAAGAAGGTAATGATTGAGCCTGGGACGCTTGATCCGCTCACAAAGGAACTGATCTATATCGCAGTTTCCACGATGAATAGTTGCACGTATTGCACGCATTCACATACAGCGGCGGCGCGTGCCAAAGGGCTCACTGAGGAGCAGTACGCAGAGTTTCTTGCAGTAGTCAGC contains the following coding sequences:
- a CDS encoding ROK family transcriptional regulator gives rise to the protein MKRRLVPTRRRPSTRTTAPLRTKTEVTGEPARPAQLRKTNQRLLLHLMRKHSPCSRADLARISGLAVPTVTLAVSDLIERGLVEDGGEGVSSGGRPPAMLRFNASHGYVAAADIGGTYVRMMLADLNGNPVAEWEDKLAEKGKTPRGVIAHIRQGLDAMMASLPEKRRILHITAGAPGMTDIDRGVVLAAPNLSGWNDVPFKTLLERDLNISAGVDNDVNLASVGEFAEGVARGVDDFIFIAIGTGVGAGIFLRGALHRGANWSAGEIGYLPVVGMDRQRVRMRDTGQLERVIGGEGVELQWKKLLRQAGINDRARMQMRATQIFDLALEGDTTAEQILENTSRVLADALSSISLLFNPELIVLGGGVGAHPALCSATERCLRENDFALPRLRSSSLGTKAQLFGAIAQSLAATETQLLF
- a CDS encoding PIG-L family deacetylase, giving the protein MKIAVDASYAQPLPIERGAPGLAESLRKLHTRASLIQINAHPDDEDGGMLAYESRGVGADVSLLALNRGEGGQNVMTGDFWDQLGILRTMEHQAANRYYGSHLFYTRVADFGFSKTLEEALKQWNHDRVLEDVVRVVRTVRPMVVTSVFAGYVSDGHGHHQTAGVMAQEVFNAAADPKMFPDQIKEGLLPWKPLKVYARVPFAQVTPKGIFDYATNKWEPVAFKNYVTGEPIQGVPSVTLTVPESEYNALYGRNYLQVAREGLNEQKSQTGGVAIPPPGKFDSPYHLYASRVTATVPAHEESFFDGIDTSLPAIASYLPTGAQAEVRMKLEAIAATVDEATQKYNANDPSASAPALAKGLSLTRGLIAELKASKLPDEARYNALHELQIKEGQFNFALGQALGASLLASVQTSLPGQSQGRSGPMGGGDNVFSTASGSPTAIPGQALLVGVHVAAQGSQPLQVDAVALSPNTGGEWKMTEQKGITGSIAAGTAQDAYIAATVPLNAPYTAPYFERPNLEQSYYNLTSPQYVTLPVMSYPLTAVATYTYNGVKGELRSVVQTAHRYNGLGVVMEPLLVAPAISVRVTPPAGVMPLKAGSVSLDVTVHSDVKGPAQGTLELKLPSGWTASPATQTFATKRDGEDMNLHFVITPKNVEAKTYEIAAVAKYAGKEYASGFQTIGYAGITPYPQYRDAKFRTTGVDVTVAPNLKIAYIMGTGEEVPQSLKDIGINVTQLSSDDIAKADLNGYDCIILGIRTYAARPELRTYNQRLLDYVKNGGVVVSEYQSPEYERDFAPYVIPVTREAEKVVEEDAKVSILKPNDPLFTWPNHIVPADFNNWVEERGHGFPGAFDPKYVALTEVHDQGQDPQQGGLIYAQYGKGYYVYLAYAFFRQMPEGVPGSFRIMANLISAKKNPNLSH
- a CDS encoding glycerophosphodiester phosphodiesterase family protein — its product is MLNATVIFFLAMSTNSPFAQSPKAAYRPAPALAQAPGKIVVIAHRGEHLHHPENTLVAFQAAADAGADYFELDVRTTSDGKLILMHDRTLDRTTDGKGDVKSHTFDQIRSLDAGVKFSPSFTGTKVPTFDEALDLARNKINVYVDTKDADPQQLVDTIVRHDMQDHVVIYGNSFFLYEVHKILPALRLMPEAQNADVSRFLLHSMPIAVLAFDNDDFLKPAILVAKEAHAQIFVDRLDEADTPEFWQRAIDQGANGIQTNRPEELATYLRLHGQATH
- a CDS encoding sialidase family protein translates to MRMYRIAAGMLLASLSVAGNSQTKNAESTAAVDAPDGLSATLSPDKDLPRAKSAFLPELFASSHASNLLQLKNGDLLCVWFSGTAEGQSDVAIVVSILPKGSMTWGKTVRVDHDPAKSYQNPVAYQAPNGDIWILHTAQTAGKGQADAQVLKTVSKDGGKTWSAPVVLFAEAGAFTRQPFVHGERNDLLLPTYYSTSAGITKGAETNYPVVKLSADGGQTWKECAVPKAEGMVQMSIVKQAPGRYAAFYRSRFADKIHRSTSTDGCNWTAPVPTPLPNNNASIQAAKLRDGNIVVVFNNTSGHKPGHVTQSGERVPVSIALSSDGGVTWKYVRDMETRDSHAPLPKGQRMEYSYPAVLQLANGKIMASYTYRRLGIKTVLIDENWIKQGTTTGEYKP
- a CDS encoding carboxymuconolactone decarboxylase family protein is translated as MATVRLWTDDDVAADARCKAVFDDIRATRKSDFVNNFWRALANQPDLLEQTWARVKKVMIEPGTLDPLTKELIYIAVSTMNSCTYCTHSHTAAARAKGLTEEQYAEFLAVVSMAAHTNSLANALQIPVDNEFLA